Part of the Terriglobales bacterium genome, CAACCATGATCGCGGAATTGTACGGGCTGGTTGCGATCGTCAAGAGCAATCCGACCTTGCAGCGCATCTGGCGGACCCCGTCCATTCCCGCCCAGCAGAAGCGCAGATTGCTGGACGCCATCGTGGCGCGGGAACAGGTGTCGAAGCCGGTGAGGAATTTTGTCGCGGTGCTGATTGACCATGGCCGGATCGAACAGTTGGCGGAGATCGCGCGCGAGGTGGAGAGCGAGTTAGATGCGCGATTGGGTTTTGCGGAGGCGGAAGTCACCAGCGCGCGCGAGCTGGCGGAGCAGGAAAAACGCGCGCTCGAGGGCCGCGTCGCCGAGATGACGGGCAAGAAAGTCCGCGCCCATTACGCGATTGACCGCCATATTCTTGGCGGCGCCATTGTCCGGCTCGGCAGCACGATCTATGACGGTTCGATAAAAGGCCAGTTGCAGAGAATGAAGGGGCAGTTGACGGAAGGCTCTTAGCTATCAGCTCTGAGCGGACGCAGTCCAGGGATCGCAGTCACGTTGTTGGCAGGAATGATTGTTCACAGCAGGAAAAATCAAGCTCACGCTGAAAACAAGCTGGAGCCAACAGCTAAGAGCTAAAAGCTGGTTTTATGGCACAAATCAAAGCAGACGAAATCACGAAACTCATACGCGAACAGATTGAGAACTACGAATCGCACATCGCCGTGGATGAGGTCGGCACGGTCATCTCGCTGGGCGATGGCATCGCGCGGGTTTACGGCCTGGAAAAGGCCATGGCCGGCGAACTGCTCTCATTCCCGCACGGCGTGGCCGGCATCGCCATGAACCTGGAAGAAGCGCAGGTCGGCGTGGTGCTGCTCGGCGAGTACACGGAAATCAAGGAAGGCGACGAGGTCAAGCGCACCGGCCGCATTGCCAGCGTGCCCGTGGGCGAGAACCTCATCGGGCGAGTAGTCAACGCGCTCGGCGTTCCCATCGACGATAAAGGGCCGATCGCCAGCACGGAATATCTTCCGGTGGAGCGGATCGCGCCCGGCGTCATCGACCGGCAGCCGGTTCGCCAGCCCATGGCGACGGGGTTGAAGGCGATCGACGCCATGATTCCCATCGGCCGCGGCCAGCGCGAATTGATCATCGGCGACCGGCAGACCGGCAAAACCGCGATCGCGCTCGATACCATCATCAACAACAAGGGCCGCGACCTGATTTGCATTTATTGCGCCATTGGGCAGAAGCGCTCCTCGATCGCGCAGGTGGTCAAAATCCTCGAAGACTACGGCGCCATGGAGTACACGA contains:
- the atpH gene encoding ATP synthase F1 subunit delta, with amino-acid sequence MAVITSRYARAFADAVDNMHATAATMIAELYGLVAIVKSNPTLQRIWRTPSIPAQQKRRLLDAIVAREQVSKPVRNFVAVLIDHGRIEQLAEIAREVESELDARLGFAEAEVTSARELAEQEKRALEGRVAEMTGKKVRAHYAIDRHILGGAIVRLGSTIYDGSIKGQLQRMKGQLTEGS